cccgaaccaaatgtatttttttttaggccttatatgcagcactccattgtgaataaacactaagtgtgaccttgacctttgaggtagggacatgggttttgcacgcgacacgtcgtcttggtatgtggaacacatttggcaagttattttaaaatctgtccatacaagggaaagttacagcccggacacgacaacctatactctatgtccttatatgcagcactccattgtgaataaacactaagtgtgaccttgacctttgaggtagggacacgggtcttgcacgcgatacgtcgtcttggtatgtggtacacatgtggcacgttattttaaaatctgtccatacaagggaaagttacagcccggacacgacaacctatactctatgcttatatgcagcactctatggtgaataaacactaagtgtgatcttgacctttgaggtagggacacgggtcttgcacgcgacacgtcgtcttggtatgtggtacacatgtggcaagttattttaaaatctgtccatacaagagaaagttacagcccggacacgacaacctatactctatgtccttatatgcagcactccattgtgaataaacactatgtgtgaccttgacctttgagatagggacacTAGTCTTGCatgccacacgtcgtcttggtatgtggaacacatgtggcaagttattttaaaatctgtccatacaagggaaagttacagagccggatggacggacggacggacggacggacggtgcgattttaatatgcccacctttgggggcataaaaatgttttttgaaaacTTGCCTACAACTTACCTCTAATTCATTTTCCTTTGAGAAAGTGACAGCTTCCTGAAAAACATAATCCACAATTAAATGTCTGATCTGTGCTAGAACTCTTACAGTCATCTTACATAACACAAACTTTAATCTAgtcttaaatacaaattaaattcTAAAGAAAAGCTTATGAATTAAATACTGATTGATAACAGTCAAcattatgggggggggggggggggtattgtaattgtaaaaaaatacaatgagtAAGTAGTCTATATTAAAGGCATGAAGTAATGATACTCACTGTTTCATTTCCAAAGAGGAAATCAACATAAGGCAGGGTGTTGAGCAAGGGTTCCTTAAAAAACTGACAGAGGAAGGGAGCAGAGAGGTTCATACAGAATGTCTTGCCCTTCTCATGGGAGTGCTTCGCCAGACGTAGAACAGTCTTGGGACTCACTGTCAGAGGGAACGCCTGAAACAGCAAGAAAAATGGTATCGAACTTAGAAAGAGGCATGTGTCAAACCATAGTGTAAACATTAATCTTTATATTTCTGATCctatacataatattatttgtacTTCAAAGTTCTCAAAATTATGTTCATATGCATAAGAAAAACAAGTCATTTGAATAATTGAACATTAATGTTAACATAAACTCAATAAGAGCGCCCTGAAGCAAACACTAACATCTTTTTTTCAGTagaacaaagggaataactcaaaaacagttGAAGCCAGCATAATAGACCATGCCATATATGAGTTAATTGTCTATAACTATATcatatgtgtaccaagtttatTCCAAAATCACTTACAAATTTTCAGTTAAGGCCCAGGTAAAGATTTTCATAGTAATGCCACTGTGGAGTACATCACGGGAAAGACAATACTTAGGagttttcttcttcagaaaacagacaagcttaaaacAGAGCGGCATTCTTTAGTGTaatattttctacatttataTCACACAGTAAATAACGCTTTTTAAACTAAATCATATATGCAAATAATATGTACGTACTGCACAGTAGTAGAATTGCGCCTTCTCTACAAGGGCCCAGTTATCAGGATTGTCCAGATGGTCATCAGTGAAGCAGTTAGCAGCTGCCAGGTTGGCACACATTGATCTGTTAACAAAGGGGAATGGAATTAGTCTGATAGTGACAGGTTTAcagtttcaaaattatagacaaaAGGGAGACAACTCCAAAACAATTGATTTTCATCTCATAAAAAAGAAGGTAGTAAGTGAactatttaattttttttataaacaatggcCTAAATCACCTGACATTCAGCGTCAAATGAAGCACTTAATCAACATATAAGTCACCCTCACAAACATTTCCTAGCAGCACAGatacataaatacacaattTATAGAAGGATTCACAAAAATACACAGTTAATAGGATTCACTTTTAAGAGCCGGACAACTACTTCACCTGTTTTCTCCAGTGACAATGACAGCACATGTTCCTGTAGGTTCCTTCTCTGTGTACTGGAGCTGCATGTTGACGCCCATTTCCCGTGCCTTATCCTCCAGTATTGACCCATACTTGTCCTTGCTGGTACAGCCAAAGAATGTGCTGGCATTCTTGGTGTTTGTCAACCACTAGAATGAACATGTCCTTGTATGAAGAACAATTTTCAGGAGACTTCATGCAAGAAATTGAAAAGTGAACGTAAATTTGTTGTCTTATGGGCATTATTTAGTTATGTATTTCAATCCTTGACTACAACTAGTCTTATGCAACACCATATCAATGGAACTACCGGTAAAACTTACAATTACAGTCGATACTGTGAGGTCATAAATAATCATGGGACATTATATTATGTAGATTTCTTGGGTTGGCTAAAACATGCTGATTATTGACCTCGTGTGTTTGAGCGTCGCcacttgattttgtttttttaatcaattagttaatcaattataaaattaaGTTCACTTCCTGTGTATTCAGTTTGCATAAATCTTAATTGACATTCAATTGCTTCACTATTTCGTATCCTAGAAATGGTGcatctgtatttatttaaattgaggCATGGTGAATTTGCAGACGCTTTATGATAAAAGTTTCAATCCACGGATTAAAGTACCCATAAAAAttcctttgtttttttaaaaaaacacaaaatttcaagctcacaaatataaattatttcacagtagttaagttttatttaatgactCATAATGTTAACCTACAACAGTTCAGAAATTAAGACTGTACAAAATTTACCTGAGCAACTTTTATGGTATTCAATGTGGCCCCTCCAGGTACATATGTGACTTCTTTAAATGTGTCTGTCATGTCTTGGTACCTGGTAATGCAATATTAATtgtgtacaatatatatatatatatatatatatatatatatatatatatatatatacacacacatgcTTATTTCACTCTGCTAtgcaatgaaatgaaattgggAAAATGAAGTAATCTGTTTGTAAATTAATtgctaaaaacatatttcatgcatgtacatgtaccattatttttgtttacagtcaactaaaaaaatgattatttgattataaaagcattaattgttttttaaactattaaaacatattttctttacaagttactattggACCATACAATGTAGGAAGTTACAGCCATTTATACATGTGTTCACGCTACTCACATTGGTTTATGCTTGTCTTCCGCCAGGATGGCATTATTTGCAAGGAGATCATATCTGAAAAAGATGGCATCAGCTTAGAAAATggcatttaatat
Above is a genomic segment from Mya arenaria isolate MELC-2E11 chromosome 2, ASM2691426v1 containing:
- the LOC128206616 gene encoding uncharacterized protein LOC128206616, translated to MAEKQNVIHDGEQNGEGEPQSKKQKVEDGSVSEGILLGYGNPLLDIQVVGTEEFLKKYDLLANNAILAEDKHKPMYQDMTDTFKEVTYVPGGATLNTIKVAQWLTNTKNASTFFGCTSKDKYGSILEDKAREMGVNMQLQYTEKEPTGTCAVIVTGENRSMCANLAAANCFTDDHLDNPDNWALVEKAQFYYCAAFPLTVSPKTVLRLAKHSHEKGKTFCMNLSAPFLCQFFKEPLLNTLPYVDFLFGNETEAVTFSKENELETEKIPEIALKIAAWKKENKDRARMVIITQGDLSVVVAHEGKVQEFEVIPLKSEDLVDTNGAGDAFVGGFLSQLIQDKPLADCVRCGNYAANLVIQRSGCTVPDKPEFK